A window of Gambusia affinis linkage group LG03, SWU_Gaff_1.0, whole genome shotgun sequence genomic DNA:
CTTGTTTGTAGCGATGCATCCAAAGGTCAAAGGACAGTGGCACTCAAGAACTGGAGATGCAGACCTTTAGTCTCATTGCTCTTTGACCTTGATGGGTTgagttgaaacaaaaaaataaataaataatggcgCTGCCATGAAAAAGTGTAtcatatattatattattaataataataatgaaataacattaaatgTAATATGCATAATACTATAATATATTTGTTAGTTCTCATTGGCATTGTTTCCttcaatatatatttgattaaaTACCAACATATTTTGTCAGTTAAGTTAAAGACTTTTTTAATAATCATGCATTGCAATGTGTTATTTAGCATAATCATCAGTAAAGTTTCTCATGccgaaattagattttttttacacgCTTTTTGCTAATATTCCTAATTATTTTGAGTATGATTTGAACCATTTTCTGTCCTGCTTTTGCAGTGGAAAGTGCTACAAGCAGGTAGTCCTCACCCCCATGTTGGAGAAACGCTCACACGACTCAATATTAGACTCCCTGCCGCACACAGTGACGCTCATCTCGATGCCGTCGGCAGCTAACGGGAAGAGGGGTTTCTCTGTGTCCGTGCTGAGGGACGTGAACGGCTCAGCTAGCGTTCAAGTCAAAGAGTAAGTGGCAAACTGCTGGCGGCAGATCTGTGCGCCTGTGTTGCTCTTGTGTGAGTAATGCCTTTATGTAAGACATGATTATAGGTTTGGTGAGCcgctgctgtgtgtgtttgtgtaaaagcATGTCACGGCAAATGAGGTAGTGGTGGGAAGCTTGATGTTGATTTTAAGTCGCTCGCTTGTTGCTTCAGGGTCAGAGGGATGCTTATCAGTCCGGAGGTGCGAAGTGCTATCCACGTTGGAGACAGAATCCTGGAGATCAATGGGCTTCCTGTTGGGACGCTGATGGAGAAGGAGgtgagcatttttattttttctatccTGCTACAGTGTtgcacaaactgaaaatgtttcgtatcaaacaaacaaagtttCCTCATTAGCTTCATGCCTCAAATGCATATTTGAAAGCCATGTTCTCATCTTGAGTTGACATGTggatttttgcatttctgaCATTCTTCCACCATTTGAACATTCTTGGGTTGGGAGAGGAAGGCTTTTAAATGACTTAAAGGCTCATTCTCGAAACCTCTCCCTTGAGTTCTTCAGACAtgatcttgttttgttttggatattgCTGATCtagcctgttttttttcttttttaccactCATCAATATGGAGATTTTTCCAAAGATTGcactttgttgttttgggaTGTGTATAACCTGAAGGGAATCAAATTCTgacacttctctttttttccactttattaaAATGCATATCAATTAAAACCTCCATAAATAACAGGGTTTTCTGGAAAGTTTAGAAACATACAAATTTCAAGTTGAGTAAATTTGTTCGATTTATATTTTccgttttatgtttttgagttCCTAGTAACTTTTATGTAGTTTCTGTGGGGCCTTTACTTCACAGTACTAGAAGGTCATGCGATACTATCAGCAAAAtcagtgaataaaaacatgataaatcCACATTACCTGTACTTCCAACTCTCTCCTCTGCAATTCAACTCCAACTAACTGGCTCAAAATTTTACTGACATGCAGGGTGTGACATCATGTTCCTTTTGAAAATATCTTCCAGCAATGATTGCAGTCCAAACAATcttttgtgtcatttattttggttagaCTGACTGAGAACAACACTGTATTTGTAATATTGTGTGCATCCCTGCTGGTACTTAAAGGCTTGTTTGTGGTAGTTTCTGGCCATAATTAGTTATACACCACACAGTGAGAATGATGTGAAAGGAGTTAATAAATTACTCAAACGGTGACATCTTGAGGGTGACCAAGTCTTCATGAAAACCATTAGAAATATCCATGCCCACTGATTGTTTGGTAACAATGTCCttccatcacaaatgtaaagcaaactgaaaactgGACCCTTTGTGCTTCAAATGAGACTAATATTGAGTTTCATTCAAGGTGGGATAAATATGTGACAAATGTCCTCATGACCATTGTAAAGTGTGGTGGAGGAtatgtgatgctgtgggcttgaAACTTTGTTAGAGTGTAAGGCATCATGACCTCTTTAACATCCAGGGACAGAAATGGTTCACAAGCCCCCAGATTaaccctcttttttttctcatgtcaGACTTAAATCTTTTATAATGCCGTGGGGTGACGTGATGCATGTTCACGTTTAGTAATAGGGATTGCTCTCatgttgcaaagaaaaaattaaaacggCATAAAAAAACTCATGGAGGTTTGGTTCACTatcctttgaaaaaaaactgtttaaatcttGCATGTCATTTTCTTGTTAAGGTGTACGATCTGATCCACCGCACCAGTCACACGCTGCAGCTACTGATAGAGTACGACCCAGTGAGGCAGCGTCTAGATCGGCTCCGTCTGGGCTCTCCTAGGAACGAGCTGGGCGTCCCGGCCACGTCCCGCATGCGTCTGTCCTCGCCGTCCGACACAGTCCTCGAGAGGACAGACGAAGTGGATGATGGCATGCTGAAAAGGAGATCTTTGAAGTACGTAAGAGTCTAAAATGCTTACATCTTCCTTGTTTTGGGTCTGAGCCTACATGCCATTAAACtgtctttatttgtctttttttcaggcGCAGTAACAGCATATGCAAGTCCCCAAACTCCCTAAAAGAGACGCCGATAATCACGAGAGACATCGGTCGCTCTGAGTCCCTGAggtcctccagcagctgctctcATCGCATTTTCCGACCCTGTGACCTTATCCATGGGGAAGTCCTAGGGAAGGGCTTTTTTGGACAGGCCATTAAGGTCAGCCTGCAGCTCTCGTCTCTTTTCCCATTCAGCATTTCATCTCTGTCACTCTTTAAACTTCAAATAATACCTGCTTTTGTCTCAGGTGACTCACAAAGCCACTGGGGAGGTGATGGTGATGAAGGAGCTGATCCGTTGTGATGAGGAGACGCAGAAAACTTTTCTAAAAGAGGTGAGTAATTAGCAGCAGGAGGCTGGTGATTTCTCTCAAGATTCACAACTAAAGTACATGGCGCTTGCTCCAACAATCGCCTCTTTGTACATTATTTTCAAGTTGTCACATTGCTCTGGTGGGAACTCATTAGTTTGACCCATATTTAATCCTTCCTTCACACCAGCTAAGCTTTCTTCTGCTCAGAACTGATTAGGGATAACCTGCTGATATTAATCAggaacttgtttattttcttgtctaCCACGCGTCTGAATTTCAGGTCAAGGTAATGAGAAGCCTCGACCATCCACACGTACTGAAGTTCATTGGTGTGCTGTACAAAGACAAGAGGCTGAATCTGATCACAGAGTTCATTGAAGGAGGAACGCTGAAGGACTTCATCAGAGACATGGTGagttaaacttgtttttgtacaaCCGTCACGCTTGGTGACTCTACAGGAGCTCAGAGTGCAGGTGACCTGAAGTAAACTCCACACTCGTACACAGATCTCGGCTCATTAATTGGCAGGTTTGGAAATCAGGAGGCTTAGATACGAGAAGGTTTCACCAGGGGAAAATGACCTCACCCTGCTGCCCTCCTCTCTCATgtcatatgttgttttttttgttttgttttgttttgtttttcttgcttgaATTAGGAatatagtttgtttttgaacTCCTGGTAACAGTTTAGAAAAGTCTGGAAAACTGCAGAATTTGGTTTCTGTCTTTCTAAGTTCTGGataaagatagaaaataaaaaagaatgtgTAAAAGTATTTGTTTGCCAAGTCCAGTGCCTAAAAGTTTAATCCATGCATCCACTCTTTCACCCACCTACCCTTCATTCTTGTCTGTCTTTTCTTCTAGGCTTTGTTTTTAAGGCCTGACAACCTTAGAATTATTAGCCATAAATTTATGGTGACCTGTCCTATTTATactttaaaacaagtttgataATTCTGGAAATTTGCGTCTACAATAGATTGGatttctgtcataaaaatgtgtagGAACAGTTTTTATTGAGACACATTTGACCAAGTATGCTTAAAAATGACTGTACGCCCTGTATTTACTTCATTTATGATGCctctaaaagtttatttttgtcttttttgtttgtttgttttcactctggATTCACAGGACGTGTTTCCTTGGCAACAAAGAGTCAGTTTTGCAAAGAGCATCGCCTCTGGCATGGtgagttgttttctttgttttgccttGGGGGAAATTGGCCATTAAATATCAGTAATTTGATTACTAATTCTATTAAACTGTGAATCTAGCAGTATAAATTATGGGATTCCTAAGAAATCaatttccctttttctcttAGGCTTACCTTCATTCAATGAGCATCATCCACAGAGACCTCAACTCTCACAACTGCCTGGTTAAACTGGTAGGTGATGTCTGACCGTACTCTTTAACTTTGTTGACATTTGTTGCAGTATTATGAAGAAAGCAgtataaatagaaaacaatacaTTATTAATGgttaaaatacaatgaaaaagaaaactacaattATGTAATAATTCTAAATATTTGACTCTGAAATTCGCTATAAGCAATCCTATTTGGGATACTTGTCATTCCTTGAAAGTcacagatttttacttttagcaTTCTGGTTGCTGCATCATTCACtgatcagtttttttcaatCAGTCTTTCCAGTAAACCCAGTGGacactttgtttcttcttttaacaGGACAACACTGTAGTGGTTGCTGATTTCGGTCTGTCCCGGCTCATCGTAGAGGAGAAAGTTAAACCTCCTCCAGAGAAACCTTCAACCAAGAAGAGGGTGTTGAGGCGCATTGACCGGAAGAAGCGTTATACTGTTGTTGGGAACCCCTACTGGATGGCTCCAGAAATGCTAAATGGTTAGTGACTTAAAATTCataaggaaaaactaaaaaattaaataatgttttaattatgaGAGAAGAAGACAGTCATGGGATCAAAGATTACATgtactttattctttatttgatgttattttagGTAAACGTTACGACGAAAAGGTGGATATTTTCTCATTTGGAATCGTTCTTTGTGAGGTAAGTTGCTATTTCACATTCCTTCTCcaatttgttaaatatctacTTGACAAAGATATTTGATGTTTCTTGGATGCcatgaaaagattttatttgtaattcgATTCAGATTATTGGAAAAGTGTACGCAGACCCTGAGTGCCTCCCCAGGACGCAGGACTTTGGCCTGAATGTTGGCAAGTTTGTGGAGAAGTTTCTCCCTGAAGACTGTCCTCCAGGTTTCTTTCCCCTGGCTGTGGCCTGCTGTGACCTCACACCAGACAACCGGTGAGAACCTCCTCTTAAGCTTACTTGTCAAGAAAACGGTACAAAACATATCAAACGTTGTTCCAAAAAACTGATTGGCCTTTGATAACTCAATTGGTCCAGATTATTAAAATGCAACTCCACTGACGCTACCACTAATCAGCATAACAACCAGGCAGGTTTACGTAGTTGACAGCTGTTGTAAAAAAATTCTCATACACATTAACTACCTAAAGTTTCGATGGAttctttgaaattttgttaattagTTTTTACTGTTTATAGGATTTGACTTTATAGGGTTAGTTTTAGAGAGAGACACTTGTTTAGAATTATTTTAACTGCTTTCTGTAACTTTAAATAACAGTAGTAAGTCAAATTGTATAATCATTTTGTAAGGTGCATTAAATGAAGTGTCAAACCCATTTTCACGCTTCTAGTAAAAGTTAagagtaaaacaacaaaattaaatgactTCCTAATTTTAAGGAACAGTAAATGCAAATTATGTGAATTTTGTGCAGCATAAAAAAAGTAGGCATGGAGTTCTTTTCCCCTGACAGTAAAGTCCGGTCTACTTAATGAATCTTGAAACCTACCTCAAAGAGGGTTGTGTTTTTATAGGGACttcagaaatttaaaagcaTCCTTTgaagctaaaaacagaaataaaaaatgtgctgcagcattggaaaaaaaagaaacataacagGACTTTGCTCTAGTGTAaccaaaaataagacaaaaaattcAAGCTTTTCGCAaaacctgtttgtgttttgttgccgAGTTTCATCTTGTCATTGCACCTTAAGCCCACAgcggaggagagagagaaaaacaaacagcttcacaTGCCATATGGACCTGCTTGCACACGGACATGTCCCTGCTGCCAAATTGCTTCCTCGTGTTTTCTCTTAACCTCGTCGGGCTGGTTCTAACCTAAAACTCCTCAttgatcttttcttttctcctcctcctcctcccataGTCCATCTTTCCAGAAGTTGGAAGACTGGTTTGATGCCCTCTCGCTTTACCTGGAACTGAGAATCCCTCTGCCAGCTGAACTGGACGAACTCCATCAGAATCTGAGTCAGCTCTACTGGCCTAAGGATCCGGTCCAGAGCTCAGAGGAGCCAGCCACTCCAACAGCAGCCTCTCCAGACTGCACCAGCATGACGGACAATGGCACCTAGGATTTGTGCCTTTTTGAAATGTGGCTCACTCATTCACTCTCTGTGACGCCTCTTAACTACTGCACTAATTCTGTGGTGGTGGTGTGGTGGGGGGACAAGGGGTATAGAGGGAAACGGTGTTGAAACCGAGCCAAGTTAGAACTGGATAACCTGAGATAGCTGGACCGGTTGTCCTGTTTTTTGGAACATAACTCTGAGTGCCAGTGAACTGCAGTGAAAATGAAGAGACACATTTCAAATTCCTAACTTTtggttgcttgtttttgttactgCGTCTCCATTTAACAACACAGAACAGTTCTTAATTATAAATTTCACGTAATTGTAGCAATATAGGGGGGGATCTGTCCCTGTGAACACAGACCTGTTTTAggcatttttgtctttttgtgacagtagttttgtttttctggctcTGATGGTGCTCCGTGTGTTGGGAACATAAATCCATTCCACGCCTTAAAGAGGAGTTGCCCAacctcagcaaaacaaaacaaagttcttTTGTCAGTCAAATCACAGTGCAGGTGAGGATTGTTGGCACAAATGTACAAgtagagagaaacaaaaaaagtagctCAGGCAGTGTGGAACAATTTTTGGAAAGATTTCTCAAGATATAATTTCAACTGGAAACTAATGGGTCaaattggaattttttttattttattttttttttttttaagtctgccCCTGAGAGTAAATTTTTATTGAATAGACATAAAACAACTATATACCCTCCCATCTAAACATTGAATTGTGTTTCACATTGGTGAAAggtggggtgctgtggtggcgcaggggcaaagcacgaccCGCAtgttgaggccttagtcctcgtggcggtggtcgcaggttTGAGTCCCGTTCTGGTGACATtttccgcatgtcttcccccctcttgttaccctctttcctgttgaactactttcaaataaaggccactagagccaacaaaacctttttaaaaaaatggtgaGGTGAAACAATGCCCACAGAAAGCATTGTTTAGTcattcttttaacatttttcaaggTGTAGATATATTTCTTAGCACAATTGTCTGAAATTGGTTGAAAGATGGTTGGAGTTGAGGTAACTTAATCTGAGTTTCTTCACTTAGGCTAAATGTAGTGGGGAatctgggatttaaaaaaaaatccacatttcaaCAGACTTTTCTGGGTTAAATAGAGACAAAGACTTACTACACTCAAATAGCCATAAAAATGTGTGCATTGATGCCAAGTGTTTAAAAAGATAATTAATAGGAAGTAAGAACAGCCTTGAAAACATGTCTCTAGCCTTCCAGCTGTGagcagtcatttatttatttctattactGCTCATTTTATGAGCACTCATTATTTAGGAAcagaggtgatgtcacactgtgtgtgtgtgcgtgtgtgtgtgtgcatttctCCACTGAATTTTAGCTCAAGGTCTGTTTCCAGTTTAGCATTCACAAAtgagaacattaaaaaatatattatattaactCCTCActgctaaaattaaaatcagaaaccaCTAAAATCATGTCTCCTTTAAACAAACCAGTGACCTTCAATTTAGTCAGTTTTTAccatatgtgaacttatttaaTGCTTAGAAATCATTTATCGAAGTGGTGCCTACTAGTGTTTTAGTGCTTTCTTTCTATTgcatgtaaactttttttttttgttgtttttatttatttaggttttatattttttttctcttgacttTTGACCaagattttgtaatttcatGGAACTGCGTGGCTTTCTTTTGAAGCGTCTTTCCCTAAGATGTGTGGATGCCTGCAACACTGACCTGCACTGTGTGTGAACTCTGAAGATAATACAAAACTATTTTGCTGCAGAAAAGTCTGTACATGTTGAGATTTGTCATAAGACGAAGTTTCATGTTTCTTCCAAACTTCACtgatcttgttttgtttctttgtagtCTAATGATTTCCATTAATTTTTCAGAATAATGAAGacttaatttttgttctttttaacaAATCAGGACAAAGGCTTCTGTTGGATGTTATGAAACAAACTCTTTGTAAAGTGGggcttgtgttgttttttttcttctgaaagaagaaataatgTGTAATGTAAATAATGTGTATATGTGATACCTTTAATTGGATTGtgtagatttttctgttttttatattagACATTTCGACAGCATTTTGCTATCACCAAGCAAGGTACTGAAGACCAGTTGTAACCACTTTTATTTATATCTCTGTAGTGTTAATAAAACTTCTGATTTCAGACTTTTTCAAACTGttagt
This region includes:
- the limk2 gene encoding LIM domain kinase 2, with the translated sequence MTAPLLHNEKLVEGAQISTTLSVESMEEPENECYCAGCGEKIQDSFQMKVLQDTWHNACFQCSVCSDNLTNWYYEKDGKLYCQKHYWEKFGELCHGCSLLMTGPAMVAGEHKYHPECFVCLSCKVVIEDRDTYALVERSKLYCGKCYKQVVLTPMLEKRSHDSILDSLPHTVTLISMPSAANGKRGFSVSVLRDVNGSASVQVKEVRGMLISPEVRSAIHVGDRILEINGLPVGTLMEKEVYDLIHRTSHTLQLLIEYDPVRQRLDRLRLGSPRNELGVPATSRMRLSSPSDTVLERTDEVDDGMLKRRSLKRSNSICKSPNSLKETPIITRDIGRSESLRSSSSCSHRIFRPCDLIHGEVLGKGFFGQAIKVTHKATGEVMVMKELIRCDEETQKTFLKEVKVMRSLDHPHVLKFIGVLYKDKRLNLITEFIEGGTLKDFIRDMDVFPWQQRVSFAKSIASGMAYLHSMSIIHRDLNSHNCLVKLDNTVVVADFGLSRLIVEEKVKPPPEKPSTKKRVLRRIDRKKRYTVVGNPYWMAPEMLNGKRYDEKVDIFSFGIVLCEIIGKVYADPECLPRTQDFGLNVGKFVEKFLPEDCPPGFFPLAVACCDLTPDNRPSFQKLEDWFDALSLYLELRIPLPAELDELHQNLSQLYWPKDPVQSSEEPATPTAASPDCTSMTDNGT